In Cydia splendana chromosome 3, ilCydSple1.2, whole genome shotgun sequence, one DNA window encodes the following:
- the LOC134789423 gene encoding uncharacterized protein LOC134789423 produces MTSKGYESEELALTTEEQELTEQLNEEPSNIENTPGNDITTDNIKRIQKEYLPNEVMGKRTNLSLDLGIFRDVDGVLRSKGRFGKANLPYEKKYPIVIPKQSSLATQIIKRTHEENYHVGVPHTLSIIREKYWIPQGRAQVQKVIRRCPQCVKYGGGPFQLPPAPELPSARVNYSSPFHFTGLDYLGPVLVDTDKGKEKRWICLLTCLAVRALHLELVKDLSAKECLLAIRRFTAIRGIPDTIISDNALQFKLTSEVLSSEYCMNKGIKWKFIAQLAPWQGGFYERLVALVKHCLKRTLDKHLLTENQMTTVLKEVESVLNTRPLTAVGAEPEEVLKPADFLTLGQCLDLNTDLQTNQQLTNTKVDLVQSWRRSQMILEEYKRMFINQYLPSLRERSFQTHKQTRIKSKKVPEIGDIVQIRDDSKNRTNWKVGKIVSLIKGQDGVVRVARVKVNDTEFTRSLGHLYPLEADDVEETCIPNKELPEMVNQEENRVVRMEDTLDSSNVDEMPQVPVTDTSSPVIPPDQIIDNNNPETVPSDESLSLQENPLTSVEETCPTPTDFVEGSVIESPSRNEKRDAAIKAREKIAEWTRHLLTVL; encoded by the coding sequence ATGACTTCGAAGGGTTATGAAAGTGAAGAATTAGCCCTCACAACAGAAGAGCAAGAACTCACCGAGCAATTGAATGAGGAACCTTCAAATATTGAAAATACACCTGGAAATGATATCACTACAGACAACATTAAGAGGATTCAGAAAGAATACCTTCCGAACGAAGTCATGGGAAAAAGAACTAATCTGTCGTTAGATTTAGGAATATTCCGCGACGTAGATGGAGTATTGAGGAGCAAAGGACGTTTTGGGAAAGCAAATTTGCCATATGAAAAGAAGTATCCAATAGTGATCCCAAAACAATCGTCTTTGGCAACCCAGATTATTAAAAGGACACATGAAGAAAATTATCATGTAGGTGTACCCCACACCTTGAGTATTATAAGAGAAAAATATTGGATACCCCAGGGACGTGCTCAAGTACAGAAAGTTATTAGAAGGTGCCCACAATGCGTGAAGTATGGTGGAGGCCCTTTTCAGTTACCACCAGCACCGGAGCTACCAAGTGCAAGAGTAAATTATAGCTCACCTTTCCATTTTACCGGCTTAGACTATCTAGGACCTGTCCTAGTAGATACAGATAAAGGAAAAGAAAAAAGGTGGATATGTCTATTAACATGTTTAGCAGTACGAGCTTTGCATCTAGAATTAGTTAAAGACTTATCAGCGAAGGAGTGCTTACTAGCCATTAGGAGATTCACAGCTATTAGAGGCATACCGGACACCATAATCTCTGATAACGCACTCCAATTCAAACTGACCAGTGAAGTCCTATCGTCAGAATACTGTATGAATAAAGGTATTAAATGGAAATTTATAGCTCAGCTAGCACCTTGGCAGGGAGGCTTTTATGAACGACTAGTAGCCTTAGTTAAGCACTGCTTGAAACGCACGTTGGACAAACATCTGTTGACTGAGAACCAGATGACAACGGTCCTTAAAGAGGTGGAATCGGTGCTTAACACTAGACCGTTGACTGCAGTAGGTGCAGAGCCAGAAGAAGTACTGAAGCCAGCCGACTTCTTGACCCTTGGACAGTGCTTAGATTTAAACACAGATTTACAGACAAATCAACAACTGACAAATACAAAGGTTGACCTAGTGCAAAGTTGGAGAAGAAGTCAAATGATTCTTGAAGAATATAAAAGAATGTTCATTAACCAATATTTGCCAAGTCTTAGAGAGAGATCCTtccaaacacacaaacaaacaagaattaaatctaaaaaagtaCCTGAAATAGGAGATATAGTTCAAATCAGAGATGACTCCAAGAATAGGACAAATTGGAAAGTGGGAAAAATTGTCTCACTGATTAAGGGCCAAGATGGTGTTGTAAGAGTTGCTAGAGTCAAAGTTAATGATACGGAATTCACACGATCTCTTGGCCACCTGTACCCGTTAGAAGCAGACGATGTTGAAGAAACTTGTATACCAAATAAAGAACTGCCTGAAATGGTCAATCAGGAAGAAAATAGAGTAGTAAGAATGGAAGATACTTTAGACTCCAGTAACGTTGATGAAATGCCTCAAGTGCCTGTAACGGACACAAGTAGCCCGGTTATACCTCCGGATCAGATAATTGATAACAATAATCCAGAGACCGTTCCTAGCGATGAATCTTTATCATTACAAGAAAATCCACTGACTTCTGTAGAAGAAACTTGCCCTACTCCGACAGACTTTGTTGAAGGTTCAGTAATCGAAAGTCCTAGTAGAAATGAGAAGAGAGACGCTGCCATTAAAGCCAGAGAGAAGATAGCGGAATGGACGCGTCACCTGTTAACCGTCTTGTAA